One window of Candidatus Binatia bacterium genomic DNA carries:
- the ftsW gene encoding putative lipid II flippase FtsW: MTSITRVTDLRPRPGRFWQRTVAVPRLGSGDPWLLGAVAVLLALGTVMVFNASYFYARDVYGDPLFFVWRHVTYIGIGVIVATAAARRPWTFWERWARALVLFAAVALLAVLLFGREENGARRWLSLGFLPLTVQPSEFVKTILVIYLARYLARRHDKLHLWWEGILPPLFLTGVLLALLYCQPDFGTMMILAATAGGMLFVAGVSRKQIAILATLAIAGATAGILAEPYRVSRIVSFLSAWERERDVGYQLVQSMIAVGSGGLTGVGLGASQQKLFFLPAAHTDFIFALIGEELGLLGVAVVLGLFALIAQRGLRIARGHEELFVRFLACGLAITLVFEAWLNMAVVLGMAPTKGLALPFVSYGGSALVGALLRVGILWNLSRSTSS; the protein is encoded by the coding sequence ATGACCTCGATCACTCGGGTGACAGACCTGCGCCCGCGGCCAGGGCGATTTTGGCAAAGAACGGTTGCCGTACCACGGCTGGGCTCCGGTGATCCCTGGTTGCTTGGTGCTGTGGCGGTGTTGCTCGCGCTCGGCACGGTCATGGTTTTCAACGCGAGCTACTTTTATGCGCGGGATGTGTACGGGGATCCTTTGTTTTTCGTGTGGCGGCACGTGACGTACATTGGCATAGGTGTGATTGTTGCGACTGCTGCGGCACGGCGCCCATGGACGTTTTGGGAGCGCTGGGCGCGAGCGCTTGTTTTGTTCGCGGCGGTGGCCCTGCTTGCCGTGCTGCTGTTCGGCCGCGAAGAGAACGGAGCGCGGCGCTGGCTGTCGCTGGGGTTTTTGCCGCTCACTGTGCAACCCTCGGAATTCGTGAAAACCATCCTTGTGATTTACCTGGCGCGGTACTTGGCTCGCCGGCATGACAAACTCCATCTTTGGTGGGAAGGTATTTTACCCCCCTTGTTTCTCACGGGAGTCTTGCTCGCGCTTTTGTACTGCCAGCCGGACTTCGGCACGATGATGATCCTTGCGGCGACCGCCGGCGGCATGCTGTTTGTGGCCGGCGTGAGCCGGAAGCAGATTGCCATACTGGCGACGCTCGCCATCGCAGGCGCCACAGCCGGGATTTTGGCAGAGCCCTACCGCGTGAGCCGGATCGTAAGCTTCCTCTCGGCGTGGGAGCGGGAACGAGACGTTGGTTATCAACTGGTGCAATCGATGATTGCTGTCGGATCTGGTGGATTGACTGGAGTGGGTTTGGGCGCCAGCCAACAGAAACTATTTTTCCTTCCTGCAGCGCACACCGACTTTATCTTTGCCCTAATAGGCGAAGAACTTGGCCTCCTCGGGGTGGCCGTTGTGCTGGGCTTGTTCGCATTGATTGCCCAGCGCGGCTTGCGCATTGCACGCGGCCATGAAGAGCTATTTGTCCGCTTCTTAGCCTGCGGCCTCGCCATCACGTTAGTGTTCGAGGCCTGGCTAAACATGGCAGTGGTGTTAGGCATGGCACCGACAAAGGGTTTAGCCTTGCCGTTTGTGAGCTATGGTGGTTCGGCACTCGTCGGCGCGTTGCTGCGCGTCGGCATCCTGTGGAATTTGTCGCGATCAACGAGTTCCTGA
- the ftsA gene encoding cell division protein FtsA yields the protein MARQEELIVGLDVGASKVAAVVAKRSPAGLTLVGCGFAPLVSDGQVALHDRVRRGTVIDADATIQAVQDAVREAEVSAGCSVHSAIVGIGGAHFRGVNSHGVIPVRRGEVRAEDIERVLDAARTIAFPAERQVLHVLPQNYVLDDQEGIVDPLGMVGVRLEARVHVVTASVSAVHNVIRCCQRAGVEPVELVWAPLAAAEALLTPDEKELGVAFWDLGAGTTDVLIFHRGGLRFSYSLGMGGACITSDVAQGCHTTLHEAELIKVRYGCALRSEVSEQEVVDVTGLGGRPPHAVPLRELAWMIEARAEEILNLVWQEARKVEANQYTRCGAVIAGGGAMLSAIDRLLQQVSGVQVRVARRCILPQSEETEVAERVLADPTYAAAVGLVAMHERARLRPRNDVAADGGGRWNRAWSRVSSFLRALWE from the coding sequence ATGGCTCGGCAGGAGGAGTTGATCGTCGGTCTCGATGTTGGCGCATCAAAGGTGGCCGCGGTGGTTGCAAAGCGGAGCCCTGCAGGCCTTACGCTGGTTGGCTGCGGCTTTGCCCCGCTGGTGAGCGACGGCCAAGTGGCGCTCCACGACCGTGTCCGGCGGGGGACCGTGATCGATGCGGACGCAACCATCCAGGCCGTGCAGGACGCTGTTCGCGAGGCCGAGGTCAGCGCTGGCTGCTCCGTTCACAGTGCCATCGTTGGGATCGGCGGCGCGCACTTCCGGGGCGTCAATAGTCACGGTGTGATTCCCGTCCGACGCGGAGAAGTGCGGGCGGAGGACATCGAGCGCGTGTTGGACGCGGCGCGTACCATTGCCTTCCCGGCTGAACGCCAGGTGCTTCATGTACTGCCGCAGAACTATGTGCTCGACGACCAGGAGGGCATCGTGGACCCTTTGGGAATGGTCGGCGTGCGCTTAGAGGCGCGGGTGCATGTTGTAACCGCTTCGGTATCCGCGGTGCACAACGTGATACGTTGCTGCCAGCGCGCTGGGGTGGAACCCGTGGAACTCGTATGGGCGCCTCTTGCTGCCGCCGAGGCGCTGCTCACTCCCGATGAAAAGGAGCTGGGCGTCGCATTTTGGGACCTGGGCGCCGGCACCACCGACGTCCTGATCTTCCACCGTGGGGGGCTTCGCTTCAGTTACTCCCTGGGTATGGGTGGAGCCTGTATTACGAGCGACGTTGCCCAAGGGTGCCACACCACCCTGCACGAAGCCGAGCTCATCAAAGTTCGTTACGGCTGCGCATTGCGCAGCGAAGTGAGCGAGCAGGAGGTGGTCGACGTGACCGGCCTTGGTGGGCGACCGCCCCACGCGGTTCCGCTGCGGGAGCTGGCGTGGATGATCGAGGCACGAGCGGAGGAGATCCTCAATCTAGTGTGGCAGGAGGCCCGTAAGGTGGAAGCGAACCAGTACACTCGCTGCGGTGCCGTAATTGCTGGGGGTGGCGCGATGCTGTCTGCAATTGATCGGTTGTTGCAACAAGTAAGTGGAGTGCAGGTGCGGGTGGCACGACGGTGCATTCTTCCACAATCCGAGGAGACCGAAGTTGCAGAGAGGGTTCTGGCCGATCCGACCTATGCCGCAGCGGTTGGCCTCGTTGCAATGCACGAGCGAGCAAGGTTGCGACCACGGAACGACGTTGCCGCGGATGGTGGCGGAAGGTGGAATCGAGCTTGGTCAAGAGTGTCCTCTTTTCTTCGGGCGCTGTGGGAGTGA
- a CDS encoding FtsQ-type POTRA domain-containing protein: MKPMSLRPSRNDSWLRTLVRASAVILLVLALALSSQHAPPLLNSVRHHPYFRVSTVEIEGNRRVPREQLVEWIHWQDDVSIWDIDPDTLTARLAQHPWVRGATVQRIFPRRVRIQVRERRPVALVQVAKGFQYVDRTGKVLGPVHSGEAPDLPIISGVDQFKERELSSLHVHRALQLLRICERLQCFDSISQVQIGRKGLVVIPVRNRVAVVLGWGGFAEKLRRSARVFAMWEGQVDRLRVLDLSFPKVAVLKVAPEERVTPSSRKTKRRPGHTEA; the protein is encoded by the coding sequence ATGAAGCCGATGTCCCTGCGGCCCTCGCGGAATGATTCGTGGCTCCGGACCCTGGTAAGGGCATCGGCAGTGATTCTCCTCGTGTTGGCCCTCGCCCTCTCATCCCAGCACGCGCCACCGTTGCTGAACTCGGTTCGTCATCACCCGTACTTCCGCGTCTCTACGGTGGAAATTGAAGGGAATCGGCGCGTGCCGCGCGAGCAACTGGTCGAGTGGATCCACTGGCAGGATGACGTGAGCATTTGGGATATCGACCCAGACACCCTAACGGCTCGTCTGGCACAGCATCCTTGGGTACGTGGCGCCACCGTCCAGCGCATCTTCCCGCGCCGCGTGCGCATTCAAGTGCGTGAGCGCCGGCCAGTGGCACTCGTACAAGTGGCGAAAGGGTTCCAATACGTGGACCGAACGGGCAAAGTACTGGGCCCCGTGCACTCCGGTGAGGCCCCGGATCTCCCGATCATTTCTGGCGTGGATCAGTTTAAAGAAAGAGAACTTTCGTCCCTGCACGTGCATCGCGCGCTGCAGTTATTACGGATTTGCGAGCGCCTACAGTGTTTCGACAGCATCTCGCAGGTGCAAATAGGCCGTAAGGGTTTGGTCGTGATTCCGGTGCGCAATCGCGTTGCGGTGGTCTTGGGCTGGGGCGGGTTTGCGGAAAAGCTGCGGCGCTCCGCACGCGTGTTCGCCATGTGGGAGGGGCAGGTGGACCGGTTACGGGTGCTCGATCTTTCTTTTCCTAAGGTTGCGGTCCTGAAAGTCGCGCCAGAGGAACGCGTAACGCCTTCTTCCCGAAAGACGAAGCGACGACCGGGACACACCGAAGCGTAA
- the murC gene encoding UDP-N-acetylmuramate--L-alanine ligase — protein MYKRRRKVHFVGIGGVGMSGIAEVLLRLGYRVSGSDLRETETTRRLASLGARVVYGHHENNVETDVEVVVISSAVRFSNPEVMRARALNIPVIPRAEMLAELMRTKSGIAVAGTHGKTTTTSLIAAILAGAGLDPTVVIGGKVLALGANARLGNGELMVAEADESDGSFLLLSPVLAVVTNIDPEHLDYYGDLDRVKAAYLDFINRVPFFGAAVVCLDDPNLRALLPQAKKRTITYGTCPEAEYRATEVWVRGLHTHFVVERHGQALGDLVVRMPGRHQALNALAALAVATELEVPFETVRKALAEFNGIHRRFEICGEERGVLLVTDYGHHPTEIRATLAAAREGFGRRLVVVFQPHRFTRTRDLFQDFLGAFDSADELFLTEIYPAGEQPIEGITGEALYRALRRRGHLDVEFVPDLSELPGAVAAHVRPGDLVLLLGAGNIHELVEPLRERLGNIGSPLSVH, from the coding sequence CTGTATAAACGCCGACGGAAAGTTCATTTTGTCGGCATTGGGGGCGTCGGCATGAGTGGCATCGCCGAGGTGCTCCTTCGGCTCGGCTACCGAGTGAGCGGCTCCGATTTACGAGAAACGGAAACGACGCGACGGTTGGCTTCGCTTGGCGCGCGCGTCGTCTACGGCCACCACGAGAACAACGTGGAAACGGATGTCGAGGTGGTTGTGATCTCATCCGCCGTGCGGTTTTCGAACCCGGAAGTCATGCGTGCTCGAGCACTCAACATTCCGGTGATTCCGCGTGCGGAGATGCTCGCGGAGTTGATGCGCACCAAATCCGGCATCGCCGTTGCCGGAACTCATGGAAAAACGACGACCACTTCGCTCATTGCGGCAATTTTGGCTGGCGCTGGGCTCGACCCGACCGTGGTCATCGGAGGAAAGGTGCTGGCTTTGGGAGCCAATGCCCGCCTCGGCAACGGGGAGCTCATGGTTGCCGAGGCGGACGAAAGCGATGGCAGCTTCCTTTTACTTTCTCCGGTGCTCGCGGTGGTCACCAACATCGATCCTGAACATCTCGACTATTACGGCGATCTCGACCGGGTGAAGGCTGCCTATCTCGATTTCATCAATCGCGTGCCGTTCTTCGGGGCCGCAGTCGTTTGCCTCGACGACCCCAATCTCCGTGCCCTTTTACCGCAAGCAAAGAAGCGCACGATCACCTACGGGACCTGCCCAGAGGCTGAGTATCGGGCGACAGAAGTGTGGGTGCGGGGCTTGCACACACACTTTGTCGTGGAGCGACACGGACAGGCTCTCGGCGATCTAGTCGTGCGCATGCCTGGTAGGCACCAAGCGCTGAACGCCTTGGCGGCGCTGGCCGTTGCGACGGAACTCGAGGTGCCGTTTGAAACGGTCCGCAAGGCTTTGGCCGAGTTCAACGGAATCCACCGCCGCTTCGAAATTTGCGGCGAAGAGCGCGGGGTGCTGCTCGTCACCGACTACGGCCATCACCCCACCGAAATCCGCGCTACCCTTGCCGCTGCCCGCGAAGGCTTCGGGCGTCGATTGGTCGTCGTCTTTCAACCGCACCGCTTCACGCGCACGCGGGACTTGTTCCAAGATTTCCTCGGGGCCTTCGATAGCGCCGATGAGCTGTTTCTAACGGAGATTTACCCAGCCGGGGAGCAGCCCATTGAGGGAATTACGGGCGAGGCTCTGTACCGGGCGCTCCGGCGTCGCGGCCATTTGGATGTCGAGTTTGTTCCTGATTTGAGCGAGCTTCCGGGAGCCGTGGCCGCCCACGTGCGCCCGGGTGACCTGGTCTTGCTCTTAGGGGCAGGGAACATTCACGAGTTGGTGGAGCCGCTTCGTGAGCGGCTGGGAAACATTGGGTCGCCGCTCTCCGTACACTGA
- the murB gene encoding UDP-N-acetylmuramate dehydrogenase, translating into MNPEVVAPGLEDELRALFGRRVRRNEPLAKHTSFRIGGPADYWVEIQEPREIAAVQECALRYGVPWTLLGGGTNVLVSDLGVRGIVIRLGRRFAFIHWQPKGEAVSVRAGASLPLKKLVLETVERDLSGLEFAEGIPGTVGGGLLMNAGAFGGELADVVRAVELVSPEGQELRVPKKQLRFGYRWFDLPRGTVVTAVEFELRHAPSEHIQRRYQMAKERRDRNQPKGLPNAGSVFKNPPQDFAGRLIEAVGLKGHQVGQAMISSKHANFIVNLGGAKAAEVRQLMREAQRRVAERFGVQLEPEIRLMGEWRE; encoded by the coding sequence ATGAATCCGGAAGTTGTTGCCCCTGGGCTCGAAGACGAATTGCGCGCCTTATTCGGGCGGCGGGTGCGCCGGAACGAACCGCTCGCCAAGCACACGTCGTTTCGCATCGGTGGGCCGGCTGACTACTGGGTCGAAATTCAGGAGCCTAGGGAGATCGCCGCTGTGCAGGAGTGCGCGCTGCGCTACGGGGTGCCGTGGACGTTACTTGGCGGCGGCACCAACGTGCTGGTGAGCGACCTCGGCGTCCGTGGCATCGTGATACGATTGGGCCGCCGCTTCGCGTTCATCCACTGGCAGCCGAAGGGCGAGGCCGTTTCCGTTCGTGCCGGTGCCAGTTTGCCTTTGAAGAAACTTGTGCTGGAGACCGTGGAGCGGGATCTCTCCGGACTGGAATTCGCAGAGGGAATTCCCGGTACCGTCGGTGGCGGTTTGCTCATGAATGCAGGAGCCTTCGGCGGTGAATTGGCCGACGTGGTGCGAGCCGTGGAGTTGGTGAGCCCAGAAGGGCAGGAGCTTCGCGTTCCGAAGAAACAGTTGCGCTTCGGTTACCGCTGGTTCGACTTGCCCCGCGGTACAGTTGTGACCGCAGTAGAGTTCGAGTTGCGCCACGCTCCGAGCGAACACATCCAGCGTCGTTACCAGATGGCCAAGGAGCGGCGCGATCGCAACCAACCAAAGGGGCTGCCGAACGCTGGCTCGGTCTTTAAAAACCCGCCGCAAGATTTTGCAGGGCGGTTGATCGAGGCTGTTGGCCTGAAAGGACACCAGGTCGGACAAGCCATGATTTCTTCGAAGCATGCCAATTTTATTGTCAATCTCGGGGGCGCAAAGGCAGCAGAAGTGCGGCAACTGATGCGTGAAGCGCAAAGACGGGTCGCCGAGCGGTTCGGGGTTCAGTTGGAACCTGAAATTCGCCTTATGGGGGAGTGGCGGGAATGA
- the murG gene encoding undecaprenyldiphospho-muramoylpentapeptide beta-N-acetylglucosaminyltransferase, whose translation MRIVIAGGGTGGHLFPGLAVAETWVEKTGGEVLFIGSIYGLEARVVPLKGYRFEGLAIKGARGRGWRGFGEFALQMPRAFWQARRSLGEFSPGVVVGLGSYGSVPVILAAWSRKIPVILLEQNARPGMANRILGRLAAKVCTAFEETAAFFPAGRSVYTGNPVRRLNVQRARTDAGANEFHLLAFGGSQGARSINRAMVEAVRRLQSHLPALQVTHQTGEADRVWVEQEYAASGARARVCAFIDDMADAYAWADLVVCRAGATTLAELSTVGKPAILVPYPFAADDHQRANAEVWVREGAAEMILDCELSGERLAERIAALAKDPQRRLSLAHNASRLARPDATERVVAVCMEQLEGEA comes from the coding sequence ATGCGCATCGTGATCGCCGGAGGAGGCACGGGCGGGCACTTGTTCCCAGGCTTGGCTGTGGCGGAGACGTGGGTGGAGAAGACGGGTGGAGAGGTGCTGTTCATTGGCAGCATTTACGGCCTGGAGGCGAGAGTGGTCCCCCTGAAGGGATACCGCTTCGAGGGCTTAGCGATTAAGGGCGCACGCGGTCGTGGATGGCGCGGATTCGGGGAATTTGCATTGCAGATGCCCCGTGCCTTTTGGCAAGCCCGCCGCTCCCTTGGGGAATTCTCTCCGGGAGTTGTCGTTGGCTTGGGCAGTTACGGATCCGTGCCCGTGATTTTAGCGGCCTGGAGTCGCAAGATTCCCGTAATCCTGCTCGAGCAGAATGCTCGGCCAGGAATGGCGAACCGGATCCTCGGTCGATTGGCCGCCAAAGTGTGTACAGCCTTCGAAGAAACGGCGGCGTTTTTCCCTGCCGGCCGGAGCGTGTACACAGGCAATCCGGTTCGTCGCCTGAACGTGCAAAGAGCAAGGACCGATGCCGGTGCGAACGAGTTTCATTTGCTCGCCTTCGGCGGGAGCCAGGGGGCTCGCTCGATTAATCGAGCCATGGTCGAGGCTGTTCGCCGGCTCCAATCGCATCTTCCTGCCTTGCAGGTAACGCACCAAACCGGCGAAGCCGATCGTGTTTGGGTCGAACAAGAGTATGCAGCCTCGGGTGCGCGGGCGCGCGTGTGCGCTTTCATCGACGACATGGCCGATGCTTATGCGTGGGCTGACCTTGTGGTTTGCCGGGCCGGAGCGACGACCCTTGCGGAACTTTCCACCGTTGGCAAACCTGCGATCTTGGTTCCGTACCCCTTTGCGGCGGACGATCACCAGCGGGCCAATGCGGAGGTTTGGGTGCGGGAGGGAGCCGCGGAGATGATTTTGGATTGTGAACTGTCGGGCGAGCGGTTGGCAGAGCGAATCGCTGCTTTGGCAAAAGATCCGCAGCGGCGGCTGTCCTTAGCGCATAATGCGAGTCGGCTAGCACGGCCCGATGCAACGGAGCGTGTAGTGGCTGTCTGCATGGAACAATTGGAGGGAGAAGCATGA
- a CDS encoding UDP-N-acetylmuramoyl-tripeptide--D-alanyl-D-alanine ligase — protein MEWSIGEILRATGGSSALPEDKVVRRVVIDSRLASPGSLFIALKGERHDGHSFVAQALATGATAALVSTPPQGVDSGRCIFVPDTLEALGRLAAWTRRREDWRVVGLTGSAGKTTTKEMIAAICAQARGSEKVLKTLGNWNNLVGLPLTIFSAQGGEEIAVLEMGMNRFGEIRRLAEIADPDVGLITNVGLAHAGGVGGTQEGVARAKGELIEVLKPTATFVVNADDEWVCRLAERFHGPKIRFGSGGEVQAHWIRDLGIDGVVFELDLAGERAKVRLRLLGVHNVSNALAAAAAGLAMGFRVEVIAAGLESVDAVAGRMEVVRLRNGVTVLDDTYNANPSSVEAALKVLRRFPGRPLVVLGAMLELGGESQRAHRQVGERVATLDVAALVLLGQETEATAEAARAAGLPAERIYSCRDCNEAAQTVVNLWRSGDVVLVKGSHSLHMEEVIRSLAISGNSS, from the coding sequence ATGGAATGGAGCATCGGGGAAATCCTGCGCGCCACTGGCGGCAGCAGCGCCCTGCCGGAGGACAAGGTTGTGCGACGCGTGGTCATCGACTCGCGCTTGGCCTCCCCCGGCAGCCTGTTTATCGCTCTCAAAGGAGAGCGTCACGACGGCCACTCGTTCGTAGCCCAAGCCTTAGCGACTGGTGCCACTGCGGCTCTGGTCAGCACTCCACCTCAAGGGGTGGACAGCGGGCGCTGCATCTTCGTTCCGGATACCCTGGAGGCCTTAGGGCGGCTCGCAGCCTGGACGAGGCGGCGCGAGGACTGGCGGGTTGTGGGGCTCACTGGCTCGGCCGGCAAAACCACAACGAAGGAAATGATTGCCGCCATCTGCGCTCAGGCCCGGGGCAGCGAAAAAGTGCTGAAGACCCTAGGGAATTGGAACAACCTCGTCGGGCTCCCGCTCACGATTTTCTCCGCTCAAGGCGGTGAAGAGATCGCGGTCTTGGAAATGGGCATGAACCGCTTCGGTGAGATCCGTCGGCTTGCCGAGATTGCCGATCCGGATGTTGGACTCATCACCAACGTGGGCTTGGCGCACGCGGGTGGCGTCGGCGGAACGCAAGAAGGGGTGGCACGGGCAAAAGGGGAGTTGATCGAAGTTCTCAAGCCCACCGCCACGTTCGTGGTGAATGCCGATGACGAATGGGTTTGCCGCCTTGCCGAACGATTCCATGGCCCAAAGATTCGCTTTGGTAGCGGGGGTGAAGTTCAGGCGCACTGGATTCGCGACCTGGGTATCGACGGCGTTGTGTTCGAACTCGACCTAGCAGGGGAGCGAGCCAAGGTTCGTTTGCGCTTGTTGGGGGTGCACAATGTGAGCAATGCCTTGGCGGCGGCAGCCGCCGGGCTAGCGATGGGCTTTCGCGTTGAGGTGATCGCTGCCGGGCTGGAGAGTGTGGATGCGGTGGCGGGGCGGATGGAGGTGGTGCGGTTGCGGAATGGGGTGACCGTGCTCGACGACACCTACAACGCGAATCCGTCCAGCGTGGAGGCCGCCCTGAAAGTGCTCCGGCGCTTTCCAGGGCGGCCGCTGGTGGTGTTGGGCGCGATGTTGGAGCTGGGCGGCGAGAGCCAACGCGCTCACCGGCAAGTCGGTGAGCGCGTTGCAACTCTCGATGTGGCAGCGCTGGTTCTGCTCGGGCAGGAAACCGAGGCCACGGCCGAGGCTGCGCGCGCGGCCGGCTTGCCAGCGGAACGAATTTATTCGTGTCGGGACTGCAACGAGGCAGCACAGACTGTCGTGAACCTCTGGCGCAGCGGTGACGTGGTACTGGTGAAAGGATCTCACAGTTTGCATATGGAAGAGGTGATACGCTCACTCGCGATCAGTGGGAACTCGAGCTAA
- the mraY gene encoding phospho-N-acetylmuramoyl-pentapeptide-transferase encodes MLYHLLYPLHTSFSALNVFRYITFRSLVAALLALAISFLLGPWLIRRLRQNQIGQTIRPDGPERHLAKAGTPTMGGTLILFSLLSATLLLSDLTNFYVWLLIGVTTAFGVIGFVDDYQKLRRGNARGLTGREKLFAQFLVAFIVAELLYLRPGFSTELYVPFFKHIHPELGWFYVPFGMFVIVGASNAVNLTDGLDGLAIGPVMTTAFTYGIFAYLAGSPRLAEYLQIPHVAGAAELAVFCAALICAGLGFLWFNAYPAKMFMGDVGSLPLGAALATVALVTKQEIVLIVAGAVFVAEALSVIFQVVSYKLRRKRIFRMAPIHHHFELLGWPEPQIIVRFWIVSVVAALLALSTLKLR; translated from the coding sequence ATGCTGTATCACCTCCTCTATCCGCTGCACACTTCATTTTCCGCACTCAACGTCTTTCGCTACATCACCTTTCGTTCGTTGGTTGCGGCGCTGCTGGCGCTAGCCATCTCCTTTTTGCTCGGTCCATGGCTCATTCGCCGGCTGCGGCAAAACCAAATCGGCCAGACAATCCGGCCCGACGGACCAGAACGCCACCTTGCCAAGGCGGGGACACCGACGATGGGCGGTACCCTCATCTTGTTCTCGTTGCTCAGTGCCACCCTGCTGCTCTCTGACCTTACGAACTTCTATGTGTGGCTCCTGATTGGCGTGACCACTGCGTTTGGAGTGATTGGTTTTGTTGACGATTACCAAAAACTCCGCCGGGGCAATGCACGCGGGCTGACTGGCCGGGAAAAACTATTTGCTCAGTTCCTCGTCGCGTTCATCGTAGCGGAGCTGCTGTACCTGCGGCCCGGTTTCTCCACTGAGCTCTATGTGCCCTTCTTTAAACATATCCATCCCGAGCTGGGCTGGTTCTATGTGCCCTTCGGGATGTTTGTGATTGTCGGCGCGTCGAACGCGGTGAACTTGACCGACGGGCTGGACGGCTTGGCAATCGGGCCCGTGATGACCACTGCCTTCACCTACGGGATCTTTGCGTACCTTGCGGGAAGCCCCCGCCTCGCAGAATACTTGCAGATTCCACATGTGGCCGGAGCAGCCGAACTGGCCGTCTTTTGCGCCGCACTGATTTGCGCGGGACTCGGATTCCTTTGGTTCAATGCGTATCCAGCGAAGATGTTCATGGGAGACGTGGGCTCGCTTCCCCTGGGCGCAGCGCTTGCCACTGTGGCTCTGGTGACGAAACAAGAAATTGTTCTGATCGTTGCGGGTGCGGTGTTTGTGGCGGAAGCCCTGTCGGTGATTTTCCAAGTCGTGTCCTACAAACTGCGACGGAAGCGGATCTTCCGCATGGCACCGATCCATCACCACTTCGAGCTCCTGGGCTGGCCCGAGCCACAAATTATTGTGCGATTTTGGATTGTGTCCGTGGTGGCCGCGCTGCTGGCCTTGAGCACCTTGAAGCTGCGATGA
- the murD gene encoding UDP-N-acetylmuramoyl-L-alanine--D-glutamate ligase → MRSAWSAKRVVVVGAGRSGTAAARFLCANGANVLMVDRDPRKLQDQALHASASVGDEEWGAEQVRSADLVVTSPGVPPTNPVLRRAQQLAVPILSEIELAFRELKVPVVAVTGTNGKSTTTTLIGEMCRQAGMKVFVGGNLGTPLIEAAGHPEYSVAVVEVSSFQLEWVEEFRPAIGVFLNLSPDHLDRYPNLDAYGEAKLRLFARQTTQDFAILNRMDPWIWSRRQQIPATTRWFGGCEGGLSHAWIEGEFLHVADGRGDAWCFALSEASLAGQHNRENMMAAVLAARCLALPFRAVKHALAAVRPLPHRLEFVREWRGVRFYDDSKGTNVGAVQKSLASFDQRVILLAGGYDKESDFRCVIPQLREHVRYAIFFGAAAGKWAEQTGEFVPHTVVPSLRQAVEVAAAIAEPGDVVLLSPGCASFDEFEDYAHRGRCFREWVEAL, encoded by the coding sequence ATGAGGTCCGCCTGGAGTGCGAAGCGGGTGGTGGTGGTGGGAGCAGGTCGAAGTGGCACGGCCGCGGCCCGCTTTCTCTGCGCAAACGGAGCGAACGTGCTGATGGTCGATCGCGACCCTCGTAAGCTGCAAGATCAGGCTCTGCACGCATCGGCTTCCGTGGGCGATGAGGAGTGGGGTGCCGAGCAAGTGCGGAGCGCAGACCTCGTGGTGACAAGCCCTGGAGTGCCACCTACAAACCCCGTGCTCCGACGCGCGCAGCAGCTCGCTGTGCCTATCTTGAGCGAAATTGAACTCGCGTTTCGCGAGCTTAAGGTTCCTGTCGTCGCCGTCACAGGGACGAATGGAAAAAGCACCACCACGACCTTGATTGGGGAAATGTGCCGCCAGGCCGGCATGAAGGTCTTCGTCGGCGGGAATCTGGGCACGCCGTTGATCGAAGCCGCCGGCCATCCTGAGTACTCGGTCGCCGTCGTTGAGGTATCGAGCTTTCAACTCGAATGGGTAGAAGAGTTTCGCCCCGCCATTGGGGTGTTCTTAAACCTCAGTCCAGATCACTTGGACCGCTATCCTAATCTCGACGCCTATGGCGAAGCAAAGCTCCGGCTGTTTGCTCGGCAGACGACACAGGACTTCGCGATCCTGAATCGCATGGACCCGTGGATTTGGTCTCGACGACAGCAGATCCCGGCGACAACCCGTTGGTTCGGCGGCTGCGAAGGCGGGCTATCGCACGCCTGGATCGAGGGTGAGTTCTTGCATGTGGCCGATGGGCGCGGGGATGCGTGGTGTTTCGCGCTTTCCGAAGCGTCCCTCGCGGGCCAGCATAACCGTGAGAACATGATGGCAGCGGTGCTCGCCGCTCGGTGTCTCGCACTGCCCTTTCGAGCTGTGAAACATGCGTTGGCGGCGGTTCGCCCGTTGCCCCATCGGCTCGAGTTCGTTCGGGAATGGCGCGGCGTGCGCTTTTACGACGATTCGAAAGGCACCAACGTAGGGGCAGTGCAAAAGTCGTTAGCGAGTTTTGACCAGCGGGTGATTTTGCTGGCTGGCGGTTACGATAAGGAAAGCGATTTTCGCTGCGTGATTCCGCAACTGCGAGAGCATGTTCGCTACGCGATCTTCTTCGGTGCAGCGGCGGGTAAGTGGGCGGAGCAAACTGGGGAGTTTGTGCCCCACACCGTCGTGCCGAGTTTGCGGCAGGCGGTGGAGGTTGCGGCTGCGATTGCTGAGCCCGGAGACGTTGTCCTTCTCTCTCCCGGCTGTGCGAGTTTCGACGAGTTTGAAGATTACGCCCACCGCGGCCGCTGCTTCCGCGAGTGGGTGGAGGCGCTATGA